A region from the uncultured Stenotrophomonas sp. genome encodes:
- a CDS encoding Glycoside hydrolase family 31, protein MLLALSAALLLPALPVRAEPVGNLRSVGASAGRDGVHGWDLLTDNGTRLRIELPAADIVRVRAGRHGKLTGAGDKAVPIVLPQPRGEVRAQLEEDVQEIRVRTDALVLHVQRQPLRLRLERLDDGQPVALWQELQALDLDAAQSVQVLSSQADEAFYGGGQQNGRYQFKGRELEISYSGGWEEGDRPSPAPMLLSSRGWGMLRNTWSDGSYDLREADQATLLHREDRFDAYYFVGDGLPKLIERYTQLTGRPAMLARWALSYGDADCYNDGDNVKKPGSVPEGWSDGPTGTTPDVIDSVARQYREHDMPGGWILPNDGYGCGYRQLPETVRGLAEYGFRTGLWTENGVDKIAWEVGKAGSRVQKLDVAWTGRGYQFALDANKSAYDGILHNSDSRPFLWTVMGWAGIQRYAVAWTGDQSSSWDYIRWHVPTLIGSGLSGMAYASGDVDAIFGGSAETFTRDLQWKAFTPVLMGMSGWSANARKHPWWFDEPYRSINRDYLKLKMRLTPYMYGLVHEAAQSGAPPVRGLMWDYPRDPHAQDEAYKYQFLLGRDLLVAPVYRSQSASRGWRRDIHLPEGGWYDYWDGRRVQAGTEGRQLDREVDLATLPLFVRAGAILPMYPAMLFDGEKPLDEVTFDLYPQGDSSYTLYEDDGSTRRYQQGESSTQRIEVQAPAQGSGPVRVALGAVQGAYQGQLPQRRYGLRVLNRQAPASVQLQGRALLQLADAAALQVAGEGWYFDAAERHGTLHVRTAPVDIRQPLHLQLDFPVAAALADDVFPAAPEQGRALPPDSLLVVNRPAEEQGYPLENAFDDDPATWFRTVRNQAIRTGAHEWVVGFAERRMIDGIELAPRNDQHWKHGQVRDYEIYMADSNGEWGEPIAHGRLSLQQGLQQIDFPAHAGRLLRFRVLSVQNPEGDGAAGNDPMVTAAQGGAARAVDALQPRDVGPIVLSTFRILEQQAAERPARQQYLSRLPLPAALADQVRTDRAFRGDDGLRMNGLLFRHGFGVGAQSRIELALEGHWRLLRADLGIDDACRDAGGMQFQVWGDGRLLYDSGLVRAPGVVKPELDIRGLSRLSLRTLGAQGRQPAQVCGNWANAVLIGEEGDSAELIAP, encoded by the coding sequence TTGCTGCTGGCGTTGTCCGCCGCCCTGCTGCTGCCGGCCCTGCCGGTACGGGCCGAGCCGGTGGGCAACCTGCGCTCGGTTGGCGCCAGCGCCGGCCGCGACGGCGTGCACGGTTGGGACCTGCTGACCGACAACGGCACGCGCCTGCGCATCGAGCTGCCGGCGGCGGACATCGTGCGGGTGCGGGCCGGCCGCCACGGCAAGCTGACCGGTGCCGGCGACAAGGCTGTGCCCATCGTGCTGCCGCAGCCTAGGGGCGAGGTGCGCGCGCAACTGGAAGAGGATGTGCAGGAAATCCGCGTGCGCACCGACGCGCTGGTGCTGCACGTGCAGCGGCAACCGCTGCGGTTGCGGCTGGAGCGTCTGGACGACGGCCAACCGGTGGCGTTGTGGCAGGAACTGCAAGCGCTCGACCTCGATGCCGCGCAGAGCGTGCAGGTGCTGTCCTCGCAGGCCGATGAGGCCTTCTACGGCGGCGGCCAGCAGAACGGCCGCTACCAGTTCAAGGGCCGTGAACTGGAGATTTCCTATTCCGGTGGCTGGGAAGAGGGCGACCGCCCGAGCCCGGCGCCGATGCTGCTCAGTTCGCGCGGCTGGGGCATGCTGCGCAACACGTGGAGCGACGGCAGCTACGACCTGCGCGAAGCGGACCAGGCCACGTTGCTGCACCGCGAGGACCGCTTCGACGCGTACTACTTCGTCGGCGACGGCCTGCCGAAGCTGATCGAGCGCTACACGCAGTTGACCGGTCGCCCGGCCATGCTCGCGCGCTGGGCGCTGTCCTACGGCGATGCCGACTGCTACAACGACGGCGACAACGTCAAGAAGCCCGGCAGCGTGCCCGAGGGCTGGAGCGACGGCCCCACCGGTACCACCCCGGACGTGATCGACAGCGTCGCCCGGCAATACCGCGAACACGACATGCCCGGCGGCTGGATCCTGCCCAATGACGGCTACGGCTGCGGCTACAGACAGTTGCCGGAAACCGTGCGGGGACTGGCGGAATACGGCTTCAGGACCGGGCTGTGGACCGAGAACGGCGTCGACAAGATCGCCTGGGAAGTCGGCAAGGCCGGCAGCCGCGTGCAGAAGCTGGACGTGGCGTGGACCGGGCGCGGCTACCAGTTCGCGTTGGACGCCAACAAGTCCGCCTACGACGGCATCCTGCACAACTCCGACTCGCGCCCGTTCCTGTGGACGGTGATGGGCTGGGCCGGCATCCAGCGCTACGCGGTGGCGTGGACCGGCGACCAGAGCAGCAGCTGGGACTACATCCGCTGGCACGTGCCGACCCTGATCGGTTCGGGTCTGTCCGGCATGGCCTATGCCAGTGGCGACGTCGATGCGATCTTCGGCGGCAGCGCCGAAACCTTCACCCGCGACCTGCAATGGAAGGCGTTCACGCCGGTGCTGATGGGCATGTCCGGCTGGTCGGCCAACGCGCGCAAGCACCCGTGGTGGTTCGACGAACCCTACCGCAGCATCAACCGCGACTACCTGAAGTTGAAGATGCGCCTGACCCCGTACATGTACGGGCTGGTGCACGAGGCTGCACAGAGCGGCGCGCCGCCGGTGCGCGGGCTGATGTGGGATTACCCGCGCGACCCGCATGCGCAGGACGAGGCCTACAAGTACCAGTTCCTGCTCGGCCGCGACCTGCTGGTGGCGCCGGTCTACCGCAGCCAGAGTGCCAGCCGCGGCTGGCGCCGCGACATCCACCTGCCCGAGGGCGGCTGGTACGACTACTGGGACGGCCGCCGCGTCCAGGCCGGTACCGAAGGCCGCCAGCTTGACCGCGAGGTGGACCTGGCCACGCTGCCGCTGTTCGTGCGCGCCGGCGCGATCCTGCCGATGTACCCGGCCATGCTGTTCGATGGCGAGAAGCCGCTGGACGAGGTGACCTTCGACCTCTATCCGCAGGGCGACTCCAGTTACACGCTGTACGAGGACGACGGCAGCACCCGCCGCTACCAGCAGGGCGAATCCAGCACTCAGCGCATCGAGGTGCAGGCGCCGGCACAGGGCAGTGGCCCGGTGCGGGTGGCGCTGGGCGCGGTGCAGGGCGCGTACCAGGGCCAATTGCCGCAGCGCCGCTACGGCTTGCGCGTGCTCAACCGGCAGGCACCGGCCAGTGTGCAACTGCAAGGCCGCGCGCTGTTGCAACTGGCCGATGCCGCCGCGCTGCAAGTGGCTGGCGAAGGCTGGTATTTCGATGCCGCCGAACGCCACGGCACGTTGCACGTGCGCACCGCGCCGGTGGACATCCGCCAGCCGCTGCACCTGCAACTGGATTTTCCGGTGGCCGCGGCATTGGCCGACGACGTGTTCCCGGCCGCGCCCGAACAGGGCCGCGCGCTGCCGCCGGACAGCCTGCTGGTGGTCAACCGCCCGGCCGAAGAACAGGGCTATCCGCTGGAGAACGCCTTCGACGACGACCCGGCCACGTGGTTCCGCACCGTGCGCAACCAGGCTATCCGCACCGGCGCGCACGAATGGGTGGTCGGTTTTGCCGAGCGGCGCATGATCGATGGCATCGAGCTGGCACCGCGCAACGATCAGCACTGGAAGCACGGCCAGGTGCGCGACTACGAGATCTACATGGCCGACAGCAACGGTGAGTGGGGCGAGCCGATCGCGCATGGCCGCTTGTCGTTGCAGCAGGGCCTGCAGCAGATCGACTTCCCGGCCCATGCCGGCCGCCTGCTGCGCTTCCGCGTATTGAGCGTGCAGAACCCGGAAGGCGATGGCGCGGCCGGCAACGACCCGATGGTCACTGCCGCGCAGGGCGGCGCCGCACGCGCGGTCGATGCGCTGCAGCCGCGCGACGTCGGCCCGATCGTGCTGTCCACCTTCCGCATCCTCGAGCAGCAAGCGGCCGAGCGGCCGGCGCGGCAGCAATACCTCTCCCGGCTGCCGCTGCCGGCCGCGCTGGCCGACCAGGTACGCACCGACCGCGCCTTCCGCGGCGACGACGGCCTGCGCATGAACGGCCTGCTGTTCCGCCACGGCTTCGGCGTCGGCGCACAAAGCCGCATCGAACTGGCGCTGGAGGGCCATTGGCGGCTGCTGCGCGCCGACCTCGGCATCGACGATGCCTGCCGCGATGCCGGCGGCATGCAGTTCCAGGTGTGGGGCGACGGCCGCCTGCTCTACGACAGCGGCCTCGTGCGGGCGCCCGGCGTGGTCAAGCCGGAGCTCGACATCCGCGGCCTGTCCCGCCTGAGCCTGCGCACGCTGGGTGCGCAGGGCAGGCAACCCGCCCAGGTCTGCGGCAACTGGGCCAACGCCGTGTTGATCGGCGAGGAGGGCGATTCGGCCGAATTGATCGCTCCATGA